The genome window GCAGGAAGCCGCGCCAGGCGCCGAGGGCTTCCGCGTCCGCGGCGGCCCGCATCTCGCCGCTGGCGGCGAGCATCTCGTTGTGCCGCAGCGCGGCCGTGATCACCGACGCGCGGTCGACGTACAGGGTGTCGTCGCGCACGACGCCGATCTCCTCGAGCCCGGTGTCCGCGGCCGCGGCGGCGGGACCGGCCAGGAGCGACAGCGTCGCCAGGACCATCAGGAGACCGCCGCCGGCGGCGAGCCCCGATCCCGTCTTGTTGCCTGGAGTCTGCATGGTTCTCCCTCTCCGGACGATCGTTTGGCTAGCGGGGACCCGCGTCGCGAGTCTCCGGGACGCCGGCCTTCTTGAGTATCGTGATCAGGGGGCACCAGCCGGTGAAGGCCGACTGGAGCAGGTTCAGACCGACGAAGGCCGTGAACCACAACCAGTTGGGACTGACGAAGTGGGCCAGGGCCAGGCTCAGCAGCACGAAGGCGCCGGCCACGAGCCGCAGGATCCGGTGGAGTGTCATGATCGAGCCTCCCGTGTCGGGGTCTATATACAATCAACTGCGAATACAATTATATATGATTATACTGGTCTGTCAAGTCCCCGCAACCTGGAATTTGCCCCGCTCGCCGAACTGGCCTATCCTGCTGCGAATCCTGGGTCTGACACCGCGTCCGGGGCTCGCGCCGCAGTGAAAGGTTCGCATGTCCCCCTCCTCGCAAGAGAGAACGTTGCTGGTCGCCGGGCCGCGCGGGTTCTGTGCCGGCGTCGAGCGGGCGATCGCCATCGTGGAGCAGTTGCTCCCGCTTGTCGAGGGTCCCCTGCACGTGCGCAAGGAAATCGTCCACAACCGGGCGGTGGT of bacterium contains these proteins:
- the ispH gene encoding 4-hydroxy-3-methylbut-2-enyl diphosphate reductase (catalyzes the conversion of 1-hydroxy-2-methyl-2-(E)-butenyl 4-diphosphate into isopentenyl diphosphate (IPP) and dimethylallyl diphosphate (DMAPP); functions in the nonmevalonate isoprenoid biosynthesis pathway), producing the protein MSPSSQERTLLVAGPRGFCAGVERAIAIVEQLLPLVEGPLHVRKEIVHNRAVV
- a CDS encoding DUF2892 domain-containing protein, giving the protein MTLHRILRLVAGAFVLLSLALAHFVSPNWLWFTAFVGLNLLQSAFTGWCPLITILKKAGVPETRDAGPR